The genomic region ccgcccgcgccccgcgcccgcccgcgccgccgctccgccccccGCACCTGGAGGCCGGGCCGGTGCGGGGCAGGCGCTGCCGGGCGGCTCCTCTCACCATCCGCGCCGCCTCCGCCAGCTCCCAGGCAGagccgccagcgccgccgccgagGCTCCGGCTGCGCCGAGTGCGGCTGCCGCCTCACGCTAGTCTGGGCCGGCTtcgccccgcccccgcccacTCTGATTGGAGGAGCGCCCGGGCTCACGGCGAGGGCGCGCTCTGATTGGCGGCGCAGGCCGTCAAtcgggagaccccccccccgctccggccCTCCCGCTCGGGGCCGCTGAGGCACGGCGCGGCTACCTGGATACGGCGGGTGGTGGCGCCACCGCGCGGGGAAGTCCGGCCTATCCCGCCGCCCCGGACCCAgctcggcccggcccgccgggccACCTGCGCGCACGGCCctgctccggccccgctccgccgccgctcccgccccgcccgccgtCACGTCCCCACCGCTGCCGGGGTAAGAGTGCCGCACCTCGGCCAGCACCAGAACACCAGCCCCGCTCTCACAGGGCTCCAGCGGCGGGAAGAGCAGGCGACAGCAGCACCGAGCCGCCGCGGCAGAGCGGCGCGGAGCAGCCCCTCGTCTCCCGCGGGgccgcagcccccctgccccggggccggcggcacTGCCCCGCCGCCTGCCTGTCAGCGCCCCCCGCCGCTACCACCGCGCTGCCCGCGGGGGGTGCGCAGCGCGTAGGctcctccccccgcccggccgcggatTGGTAGGCTCCGTCCGGCAGCGCCCCCCGCCTCCTGTCCCCGCGCGGCTTCCGTCCTTTCCGGCCTGAGCCGCGCAGCTGCCGCCATCATGGTGAGCGCCTCCCTGCCTCTCCCGCGGCAATCCGCCGCCATCCGCGCCCGCATCGAGCCGGCGGCTGCGCCACCGAGCCCGCCGCATCGCTGTCGCACgctgccggcccggccccgccgtgatgggggggggggcatgggggcgggcggcggtgtgGGGCCTGAGGGGCAGCGGGAGGCTGGGGGAAGGCCGCTGCCGGGCTCGGGGCGCGGCGGGGTGAGGGAGCGGGGCTGACGACCTGTCCGCCGTCCGCAGGCCAAGATCAAGGCCCGGGACCTgcgggggaagaagaaggaggagctgctgaagcAGTTGGACGATTTGAAGGTGGAGCTGTCGCAGCTTCGCGTGGCTAAAGTGACCGGCGGGGCTGCCTCCAAGCTCTCCAAGATGTAAGTGGGGCTCGGTCCGGCCCGTCGTTGGGCCGCTGGGTGTGTTGGCTCGGGCGGAGGCTGCGGGGGAGCCTGGCCGAGCCTTTAGCAGGGGTGCGGGAGCGGCGGTGTCAGCCCGTACCGTGAGGATGCTCGCTGTGTGGGCTGCGGTGGGGTGAGGGGCGCTTTCGCAGTCTGTGGGGCTGCCTTGTACTGTAACACAAGAGAAGACGGTAACGCGACAGAGGAACAAATATTTGTAGGCTTGAAAATTGGTTTGTGCGTCTTTTTGCTCAGAGATGTTGATCCGAGATGTGCCGGAAGTTGTTCGTGTTTTGCCGCAGTGTGGTACAACGTATGTTATTGGTTGTAGGATGTGCACGTTTTCGGTATACTGGGCTTTAAATCTCTGGTACTTGTCTTTTAGTATGTTctgagacagacttttttttccacctgcagaCGTGTGGTGCGCAAATCTATTGCCAGAGTCCTAACTGTTATCAATCAGACCCAGAAGGAGAACTTGAGGAAGTTTTACAAGGTAAGTCTAAACATCTTgcatagtggggtttttttcttgctatatTCAAATGCATCGTTTGTAGAAAGGAACTAATTTTGTAGATTGTTACTTTGAAGCTTcacactcaagaaaaaaaatgctcatttatGTTCAGTATCAAAGGTCTCTAGtcatacttcttttttaaatattattgtaaTACTCGCCTGAGTTTTGTAAACTCGGTATGAATCTGTTTTTGCCAGGAGAGTCTCCTGGGCAGCATCCCCCCTCTGGTTTGTACTAGACTTTCCAGAAGATGCAGCTTCCAGAAATGAAGATATTCTGCTAAATTTTAATAATGTTGCAGGCGACCAAGGAATACTTTACCTCAATAAGTTGCTATAATTTTTAGACTATTATTTCTTGGGGTTTGAGTTATATAGAACAGGACAAAAAGAACTTTTCAAGAGGTGTTGGAAAAGTGGGGCTTGTAAGATTAAGCATTACTTAAAACTGAGTCAAAGCTAGAAGAACTGGTACAAAAGTTGGAATCAACTCGTGTTTCCCAGTGGAGAGAAGTGCTCTTAAACTTTCAGATTGTAATGGTAGTCTCAATAAAAAGAAGCTTAAAGCACTGCTGCTGAGGTTGTTCTTACAGGCAGCTCAGCTCTCGATGAGTTCAGGCACCTGATTGCTACCTCGCAGTCTCTCAAACTCAACTTGTTGTGTGTTTATGCAAATAGGGCAAAAAGTATAAGCCTCTTGATCTGCGGCCGAAGAAGACTCGTGCCATGCGACGCAGATTAAATAAGCATGAAGAAAATCTGAAGACCAAAAAACAGCAGCGAAAAGAACGTTTGTACCCTCTCCGGAAATATGCCATCAAGGCATAGAACTGCAGTGTGCCGCAAGTTCTTAATTATATTGGCTGAGTATGTCTCATTAAATAGAATTTTGTTTGGAAGCTgtcactggtggttttttttagtagtGGTGGGATAAAGAAATGAGTTTTGTGAAAAGAAATCAGAGGATTCACAGGAAGCTTATGTGAACTCTTATTGCTAATGAAAATAGTAATGTAACTTGCAGTTTAAGATCATTTTTCCCTTCGAAGAACAGGCAGATGAGTACAGATCTGTGAAGCTGGTGCAGCTTAACATGTAAAAAGTATTTCACTTGAGATTGTTTTAAAACGGATCACTTTAAAACAGCGAGTCAATGTTCATCGCTTCAGTAAGTTTTTGTGTTGTGCCAGTGTTTAAGTGTTATGGAGATGAACTAATTTGCTGAGAGGTGTTAGTGGACTTCATTGAAACCAAAGAATTCCATCAGCACTTGTTTTGGATCTCTGCACAACTAGTTGTAGCACCAAAGAATGTCTGTCCCTGGTTCGAGTGGGTGCCGTCAGCTGTGGTTTGTCCGGCCCCGCTTCGGGCAGGCACCTGGGGTGGCTCGTCACCAGTGGCCACCGCTGGCTGGAGCTGTGATGAGGGGTGGCCAGGGGGCTGCGGCAGCCTCCTTTCCTGGAAACAACTTCAGTGTCCATCGGGAAGCTGGGTTCCAGTGTTATCTTCCAGGTTTGTTCCCACTTGTAGCTGATTTCATCTTGTCAAACAGCTTCTGATAGCCGTCAATGATGGCATGACTgaatggatagatgaggggagggcagtagatgtggtctaccttgacttaagcaaggcgttcggcACAGTCTCccgcagcatcctcatagggaagcttaggaagagtgggcttgatgaatggacagtaaggtggatagataactagttgaaagacagagctcagagggtcatgattaggggcacagagtctagttggaggtcagtgatgagtggtgttccccaggggtcagtactgggcccagtcctcttcaatatattcatcgatgacctgggtgaagggatagagtgcaccctcagcaaagtttgccaatgacacaaagctgggggtggtggctgacgcaacagaaggctgtgctgccttacagagagacctggacaggctggagagttgggcagagaggaacctgatgaaattcaacaagggcaagcgtagggtgctgcacctgggcaggaataaccccctgcaccaggacaggttggggctgacctgctggagaggagctcggtggaaagagacctgggagtcctggtggacaacaggatgaccatga from Chroicocephalus ridibundus chromosome 15, bChrRid1.1, whole genome shotgun sequence harbors:
- the RPL35 gene encoding large ribosomal subunit protein uL29; the protein is MAKIKARDLRGKKKEELLKQLDDLKVELSQLRVAKVTGGAASKLSKIRVVRKSIARVLTVINQTQKENLRKFYKGKKYKPLDLRPKKTRAMRRRLNKHEENLKTKKQQRKERLYPLRKYAIKA